Proteins encoded within one genomic window of Rubritalea squalenifaciens DSM 18772:
- a CDS encoding RecQ family ATP-dependent DNA helicase, whose translation MTEGVNGRLVKQPLEALKEYFGFGAFLEGQEEVVEKILSGSDGLVVMPTGGGKSLCYQLPALCLRGVTIVVSPLIALMKDQVDALNAKGIPATMINSTLGLAEQRERILRMRSGEFKLVYVAPERFRAEGFVKAIQEVEVALFAVDEAHCLSQWGHDFRPDYMRLGKALERIGRPQCIALTATATSVVREDIMKVLQLQSPFNMMSGFARPNLSLAVTPVEKRTQKYMRIKEVIKKWKTGIIYCATRKRVEEVAEMLYDWGVSCIAYHGGMSDEERERTQNVFISKEADVAIATNAFGMGIDRPDVRFVIHFEVPGSIEAYYQEAGRAGRDGEAAFCELLFNYADTRTQEFFIEGANPSYATVCAVYQHLQNQADGNFEIRETLDQIAQGADVKNAMSVGSALGVLVKNGLIERYDVPGSRVRGTRLLKPDVLTSRIGLDREALEEKEGRDRDKLGAMVELCYARICRQQWIMEYFGEKDASQCGSCDVCMSKFGGELREGDEAEVLILKKALSGVARMSQKTRGKWEGRYGRGRIVQMLVGSKSQEVLKNNLHELSTYGLLKDMGTAYTNELFRGMHEGGLIYTQRGEYPLVTLTPAGERVMFGKSDCKLVWPERYAAESPVTDSSVGMGEVGFDGRLFAQLKELRNEIAKNQGVPPYVVFSNKTLEYLTRLRPNSMEAGLRVRGIGEAKAEQYLKPFIELIASYDN comes from the coding sequence ATGACCGAGGGTGTGAATGGACGACTAGTAAAGCAGCCGCTTGAGGCGCTCAAAGAGTACTTTGGCTTTGGGGCGTTTCTTGAGGGGCAGGAGGAAGTGGTCGAAAAGATTCTTTCGGGAAGTGACGGATTGGTCGTCATGCCGACAGGTGGCGGTAAAAGCCTCTGTTATCAGTTGCCAGCATTATGTTTGCGTGGGGTGACCATTGTGGTGAGTCCTCTGATCGCCCTCATGAAGGATCAGGTGGATGCCCTGAATGCAAAGGGGATCCCTGCGACGATGATTAACTCGACCCTCGGGCTGGCTGAGCAACGTGAGCGAATTTTACGAATGCGCTCAGGGGAATTTAAGTTGGTTTACGTGGCGCCGGAGCGCTTCCGGGCTGAGGGTTTTGTAAAGGCAATCCAGGAAGTGGAGGTGGCCTTGTTTGCAGTTGATGAGGCTCACTGTCTGAGTCAATGGGGGCATGACTTTCGTCCGGATTACATGCGTTTGGGTAAGGCGCTGGAGAGGATAGGTCGCCCGCAGTGTATTGCACTGACGGCAACCGCTACTTCCGTGGTGCGCGAGGATATCATGAAGGTGCTCCAACTTCAGTCGCCCTTCAATATGATGAGTGGCTTTGCCCGCCCGAATCTGTCCTTGGCGGTGACTCCTGTGGAAAAGCGCACGCAGAAGTACATGCGCATCAAGGAGGTTATCAAGAAGTGGAAAACCGGAATCATCTATTGTGCTACGCGCAAGCGTGTGGAGGAGGTGGCTGAAATGCTTTATGATTGGGGGGTGAGCTGTATTGCCTACCATGGTGGGATGAGTGATGAGGAGCGTGAGAGGACCCAGAATGTCTTCATTAGCAAGGAGGCGGATGTCGCCATTGCCACGAATGCTTTTGGGATGGGGATTGATCGGCCGGATGTTCGCTTTGTGATTCACTTTGAGGTGCCGGGGAGTATCGAGGCCTATTATCAGGAGGCGGGGCGTGCAGGGCGTGATGGTGAGGCTGCCTTTTGTGAGTTGTTGTTTAACTACGCCGACACTCGTACTCAGGAATTTTTCATTGAAGGGGCTAATCCGAGCTATGCCACGGTTTGTGCGGTGTATCAGCATTTGCAGAACCAGGCTGACGGCAATTTTGAAATCAGGGAGACCTTGGACCAGATTGCTCAAGGCGCAGATGTGAAGAATGCCATGTCAGTGGGTAGTGCGCTTGGGGTGTTGGTTAAGAATGGCCTGATTGAGCGCTATGATGTACCGGGATCCCGGGTCAGGGGAACTCGTCTTCTCAAGCCTGATGTGTTGACCTCGCGTATCGGTCTGGACCGTGAAGCGCTTGAGGAGAAAGAGGGTAGAGATAGAGACAAGCTGGGTGCCATGGTGGAGCTATGCTATGCTCGTATTTGTCGCCAGCAGTGGATCATGGAGTACTTTGGGGAGAAAGATGCTTCTCAGTGTGGTAGCTGTGATGTCTGCATGAGTAAGTTCGGGGGGGAGCTCCGTGAGGGAGATGAGGCGGAAGTTCTGATTCTGAAGAAGGCACTCAGTGGTGTGGCGAGAATGAGTCAGAAAACCAGAGGTAAGTGGGAAGGGCGGTACGGTCGAGGTAGAATCGTCCAGATGCTGGTGGGGAGTAAATCCCAAGAGGTTCTGAAGAATAATCTGCATGAGTTGTCCACCTATGGTCTGCTCAAAGATATGGGAACAGCCTACACCAACGAATTATTCCGAGGGATGCATGAGGGAGGCTTGATCTATACCCAGAGAGGTGAATATCCCCTGGTGACGCTCACTCCGGCGGGAGAACGGGTGATGTTCGGTAAGTCTGATTGTAAGCTAGTCTGGCCGGAGCGTTATGCAGCTGAATCACCTGTCACTGATTCCAGTGTGGGGATGGGCGAAGTAGGGTTTGATGGGCGCCTATTTGCTCAGCTTAAGGAGTTGCGCAATGAGATTGCCAAGAATCAGGGGGTGCCTCCCTATGTGGTTTTTTCCAACAAAACCTTGGAATATCTCACCCGCCTGCGACCCAATTCGATGGAGGCGGGATTACGTGTTCGAGGGATTGGTGAGGCGAAGGCCGAGCAGTATCTAAAGCCCTTTATCGAGTTGATCGCGAGTTACGACAATTAG
- the menD gene encoding 2-succinyl-5-enolpyruvyl-6-hydroxy-3-cyclohexene-1-carboxylic-acid synthase — translation MSETSIGKQVIDACLSAGIREYVVCAGARNLSLVAALAGAEEVIVWSHFEERAAGFFALGRMMDSREPCAVVTTSGTAVAELLPAVIESHYQGRPLVVISADRPAGYRGSGAPQVIDQVGIFNAYAESCIDVRTGAEECFSGWSMRRPWHVNVCVEETDAMIASDAQLAEFKPVREKLEVGGLLKFFDACWQGVVVCLGGLEPEDRGEVMHFLQEIKVPVLADATSGLRELLGNLVLADGDRVLKKVKPAKVLRIGEVPVGRFWRDLEEMPEVEVLSLSRTGFSGLARESQVITGQIGRIIRGVGEIGEVGDVLDLLKENSRRWSQIDELLESYPDSEPSMIRTLSIYASIADTLYLGNSLPIREWAQFSQREHPIEIIRANRGANGIDGQLATWAGLTYGTDDAWCVVGDLTAMYDLSAPALLDGCEGGGRVIVVLNNGGGKIFDRLPRVAKMDGQVRDVIANSHGYSFEAWAAMWGMDYMRADSAEEMEVEAGEVPLVVEVCPCDKQTQAFWKAYEAMEGGGG, via the coding sequence GTGAGTGAGACTTCCATTGGAAAACAGGTGATTGATGCCTGCCTGAGCGCAGGAATACGAGAATATGTGGTTTGTGCAGGGGCTAGAAACCTCTCATTGGTAGCGGCTCTGGCCGGGGCTGAGGAGGTGATTGTCTGGTCTCATTTTGAGGAGCGAGCTGCAGGCTTCTTTGCTCTCGGTAGAATGATGGATTCAAGGGAGCCTTGCGCTGTAGTCACGACAAGTGGTACTGCTGTGGCTGAGCTTTTGCCAGCAGTGATCGAGAGTCATTATCAAGGTCGTCCTTTGGTGGTTATCAGTGCAGACCGACCTGCGGGGTATCGTGGTTCTGGAGCACCGCAAGTGATCGATCAGGTAGGCATTTTTAATGCCTATGCCGAAAGTTGTATTGATGTGCGGACAGGGGCGGAGGAGTGTTTTTCTGGATGGAGTATGCGTCGTCCTTGGCATGTTAATGTCTGTGTGGAGGAGACGGATGCGATGATCGCCAGTGATGCTCAATTGGCAGAATTTAAGCCTGTACGGGAAAAGCTGGAAGTAGGTGGCTTGTTGAAGTTTTTTGATGCTTGCTGGCAAGGTGTGGTGGTCTGTCTGGGGGGTCTGGAGCCCGAGGATCGTGGTGAGGTCATGCATTTCCTGCAGGAGATCAAGGTTCCAGTTCTCGCAGATGCTACCAGTGGCTTGCGCGAGTTATTGGGCAATCTGGTGCTTGCCGATGGGGATCGCGTGCTTAAGAAGGTGAAGCCGGCTAAGGTCTTGCGCATTGGAGAAGTGCCTGTCGGTCGATTTTGGCGCGATCTTGAGGAGATGCCGGAAGTGGAAGTGCTTTCCCTCTCGAGAACGGGATTCTCGGGGCTGGCCCGTGAGAGCCAGGTAATCACTGGTCAGATCGGGCGGATTATCCGTGGTGTGGGGGAAATCGGTGAAGTGGGGGATGTGTTGGATCTACTTAAAGAGAATTCAAGACGCTGGAGCCAGATTGATGAGTTGCTTGAGTCATACCCGGATAGTGAGCCGAGCATGATCCGTACCTTGTCTATTTATGCGAGTATCGCCGATACGCTTTATCTTGGAAATAGTCTGCCAATCCGTGAATGGGCGCAATTTTCCCAGCGTGAGCATCCTATAGAAATCATCCGAGCTAATCGTGGTGCGAATGGGATTGATGGTCAGCTGGCTACCTGGGCGGGTCTGACCTACGGTACCGATGATGCCTGGTGTGTGGTGGGTGATTTGACCGCCATGTACGATCTCTCAGCGCCGGCTTTGCTCGATGGTTGTGAGGGGGGGGGACGCGTGATTGTCGTCTTGAATAACGGAGGGGGGAAGATTTTTGACCGCCTGCCGAGGGTGGCGAAGATGGATGGGCAAGTAAGGGATGTGATTGCTAACTCACACGGCTACAGCTTTGAGGCTTGGGCGGCGATGTGGGGAATGGATTATATGCGGGCAGACTCTGCGGAAGAGATGGAGGTCGAAGCGGGCGAGGTTCCTTTGGTCGTGGAAGTTTGTCCATGTGACAAGCAGACTCAGGCGTTTTGGAAAGCCTATGAGGCCATGGAAGGAGGGGGGGGATGA
- the ykgO gene encoding type B 50S ribosomal protein L36, with amino-acid sequence MKVLSSLASMKRRHEDCQVVKRKGTLYVICKTNPKFKARQGTTKGTKLSKKGIK; translated from the coding sequence ATGAAAGTTCTTTCTTCACTCGCCTCCATGAAACGCCGCCACGAGGATTGCCAAGTGGTGAAGCGCAAAGGCACACTTTACGTTATCTGCAAGACCAATCCTAAGTTCAAGGCTCGCCAAGGTACCACCAAAGGTACCAAGCTCTCTAAGAAGGGCATCAAGTAA
- a CDS encoding TrkH family potassium uptake protein: MNFRILAKILGALLVLESLAMAVCGIFTIIDPLRHSESSPQSLFYGALITAVVGGVMMILGIGKIHKIPRREGVVIVGMGWILSGIFGGLPYVLGEPSMHPADALFESVSGFTTTGSTVMTDIESWPRGILMWRSVTQWLGGLGILVLFVALLSYLGVGSKSLFRNESSFQTGEVSTARIRDTALSLWKVYISITTLCLLGLKFMGLTWYNAISHAFTAVSTGGFSPHNASIGYYSDWGNGWMIELWLSLFMLACSVSFLIWVVIVKKRWKRLKSEEEGKWFSLVCLGSAFLIAFGLAHQNSEGYLEALRHAWFIVVSIASTTGFGTVDYEVWPSYALIILGILMFLGGCSGSTAGGLKLSRLIVFLKTARFEVVKAFRPNKVFPMQVNGNSLGPDARSQIVIFMALYSFIVMISALFMGMLEYSTGIDMETSLGAVLATLPNIGPGFGAVGPTDNFAHFMPATKIFLCLLMILGRLELYAVLVLFIPSLWRKY; this comes from the coding sequence ATGAATTTTCGTATCCTTGCAAAAATACTCGGAGCCTTGTTGGTCTTGGAAAGTCTGGCGATGGCGGTCTGTGGAATATTTACGATTATTGATCCACTTCGGCATTCAGAGTCTTCTCCGCAGTCCTTGTTCTATGGGGCTCTCATAACGGCTGTGGTAGGTGGAGTAATGATGATTTTGGGTATCGGGAAAATTCATAAAATCCCCAGACGTGAAGGTGTAGTGATTGTGGGGATGGGCTGGATTCTGTCCGGAATCTTTGGAGGTTTACCTTATGTGCTTGGGGAGCCAAGCATGCACCCGGCGGATGCTTTGTTTGAGAGTGTCTCGGGCTTCACGACTACAGGTTCTACGGTGATGACGGACATTGAGTCATGGCCTCGCGGTATTCTCATGTGGCGCTCCGTGACCCAGTGGCTTGGAGGTTTGGGGATTCTGGTATTATTCGTGGCCTTGCTGTCCTACTTGGGAGTGGGTTCGAAGTCTCTCTTTCGAAATGAATCTTCGTTTCAGACAGGTGAAGTGAGCACGGCTCGTATACGAGATACTGCCCTCAGCCTGTGGAAGGTCTATATCTCGATTACGACTCTGTGTCTTCTGGGTCTCAAGTTCATGGGGCTGACTTGGTACAATGCGATTAGTCATGCCTTCACTGCGGTCTCCACGGGGGGCTTTAGTCCACACAATGCGAGTATTGGCTATTACTCAGACTGGGGAAATGGCTGGATGATTGAGCTGTGGCTGAGTTTGTTCATGCTGGCTTGTAGTGTGAGTTTCTTGATCTGGGTAGTGATCGTGAAGAAGCGCTGGAAGCGTCTGAAGTCAGAGGAGGAAGGCAAATGGTTCTCTCTTGTGTGTCTGGGGTCAGCCTTCCTGATTGCTTTCGGATTGGCGCATCAGAATAGTGAGGGGTATCTGGAGGCTTTGAGGCATGCTTGGTTTATCGTGGTCTCCATTGCCTCGACCACGGGGTTTGGTACGGTTGATTATGAAGTCTGGCCTAGTTACGCGCTGATCATTCTGGGGATTCTCATGTTTCTGGGTGGTTGTTCCGGTTCTACTGCTGGTGGCCTCAAATTGAGCAGACTGATTGTGTTCCTGAAAACCGCGCGTTTTGAGGTGGTGAAGGCATTTCGTCCCAACAAGGTTTTCCCGATGCAGGTGAACGGAAATTCACTCGGTCCGGATGCTCGTTCCCAGATTGTGATTTTCATGGCTCTCTACAGCTTCATCGTCATGATTTCAGCCCTCTTCATGGGGATGCTCGAGTACAGTACAGGTATTGATATGGAAACCTCGCTCGGTGCTGTGCTGGCAACTTTGCCAAACATTGGTCCTGGATTTGGGGCTGTGGGGCCTACGGACAATTTCGCGCACTTCATGCCAGCCACGAAGATCTTCCTCTGCTTGCTGATGATTCTGGGGCGTTTGGAGCTCTATGCCGTTCTTGTGCTCTTCATTCCTTCTCTTTGGAGGAAGTATTAG
- the trkA gene encoding Trk system potassium transporter TrkA, translating to MNIIIIGAGEVGRHLAISLSREAHSITVIERNEVLASELEQTLDARVMCADGTSVGTLLEAGIGECDLFLALTSENTINVMAASVANKLQAKKVIARVHPEVQREEWLFDYRGHFGIDHIFSSERLSAIELAKFIRNPDSLMVEEIARGRIELQRVRVNGKSDVIGKKLKDIKAPERTRIASVTRGEVDFIPTAQDALEEGDKVTIFGEPRKLRSLADRLQKGSQEDRELRVVIFGGGEYGFTLAQMLESWNCRVRIFEKDPRRAQELTDRLANTTVINTDGTVLAELEEEQVGEVDFFVATSGSDEDNVMTCLQANNLGAKNCLTLIHRADYAQAISGSGRHFGMLAAVSPREATRRDLEKFITSDKFHVVKKIGAGEIIETSVEKGSIVAGKMVGEIDWPEGCILVARMHGLHAAVPGPDDVLESGDLVYAMVTPKVRKQFLKLVR from the coding sequence ATGAATATTATCATCATTGGGGCTGGCGAAGTTGGTAGGCATTTGGCTATCTCCTTATCAAGGGAAGCTCACAGCATTACCGTCATTGAGCGTAATGAGGTATTGGCCTCGGAGCTGGAGCAGACACTGGACGCCCGTGTTATGTGTGCTGATGGTACAAGTGTGGGAACTTTGTTGGAAGCGGGCATCGGGGAGTGTGATCTCTTCCTGGCGTTGACCAGTGAGAATACGATCAACGTGATGGCTGCCTCTGTCGCCAATAAACTGCAGGCAAAGAAAGTGATCGCTCGTGTGCACCCAGAAGTGCAACGTGAGGAATGGCTCTTTGATTACCGGGGACATTTCGGTATCGATCACATCTTTAGCTCAGAGAGACTGAGTGCGATCGAGCTAGCAAAGTTTATCCGGAATCCAGATTCACTCATGGTCGAGGAGATTGCCCGCGGACGTATCGAGCTGCAGCGTGTTCGTGTTAACGGCAAGAGTGATGTCATCGGGAAAAAGCTCAAGGATATCAAAGCCCCTGAGCGTACACGGATTGCCTCAGTCACGCGTGGAGAGGTGGATTTCATTCCTACCGCTCAGGATGCTCTCGAGGAGGGAGACAAAGTCACGATTTTCGGTGAGCCTCGAAAGCTGAGATCTCTGGCGGATAGACTTCAGAAAGGAAGTCAGGAGGACCGTGAGCTAAGGGTGGTGATTTTTGGCGGCGGTGAATATGGCTTTACCCTCGCCCAGATGCTGGAGAGCTGGAACTGCCGAGTACGCATCTTTGAGAAAGACCCGAGAAGGGCGCAGGAGCTGACCGATCGTCTTGCCAATACCACGGTGATCAACACGGATGGTACGGTTCTTGCAGAGCTTGAAGAAGAGCAGGTAGGTGAAGTCGATTTCTTTGTGGCTACCAGTGGGAGTGATGAGGATAACGTGATGACCTGTCTCCAGGCCAACAATCTGGGAGCGAAGAACTGTCTGACTCTGATTCACCGAGCTGACTATGCTCAGGCGATTTCTGGAAGCGGCCGTCACTTTGGAATGCTGGCTGCTGTCAGTCCCAGGGAAGCCACGCGTCGTGACCTAGAGAAATTTATTACCTCGGACAAATTCCACGTCGTCAAAAAGATTGGTGCTGGAGAAATTATTGAGACCTCTGTGGAGAAGGGCTCCATTGTCGCGGGTAAGATGGTCGGGGAAATCGACTGGCCGGAAGGCTGTATTCTCGTTGCCCGTATGCACGGGCTCCATGCGGCGGTGCCAGGACCTGATGATGTGCTAGAGTCCGGTGATTTGGTTTACGCCATGGTTACGCCTAAAGTGCGTAAGCAATTCTTAAAGCTAGTTCGCTAA
- a CDS encoding YcbK family protein, giving the protein MRNDTITSEGTLRKVGRRRFLGLLTAFGSGLLMAAQEAKAGLFYSTKSVEGIPQSWVNQKGLDVLRYANYIKGLKLKNVTPRMVLKPHFKTRGRTTNSLPPRHMWSHIAGTLRVIDKLAARLNAPVDDLLSIYRSPQYNRAVRGRSRSQHMENRAVDVKFRGVSAWTVSSNARKLRNAGLFKGGVGRYSSFTHIDTRGHNAEWGF; this is encoded by the coding sequence ATGCGAAACGATACGATAACCAGTGAAGGGACTCTGAGGAAGGTGGGTCGTCGTCGTTTCTTGGGGTTGTTGACCGCGTTCGGCAGTGGTCTACTCATGGCAGCTCAAGAAGCGAAGGCCGGACTTTTCTACAGTACAAAGTCAGTTGAAGGTATTCCACAGAGTTGGGTAAACCAAAAGGGCCTCGATGTTCTCCGCTATGCGAATTACATCAAAGGTTTGAAATTGAAAAACGTTACGCCACGTATGGTGCTTAAGCCACATTTTAAGACCCGTGGTAGAACCACAAACAGTTTGCCTCCTCGTCACATGTGGAGTCACATCGCAGGAACCCTGCGTGTTATTGACAAATTGGCAGCCCGTTTGAATGCGCCAGTGGATGACCTGCTCTCCATTTACCGCAGCCCGCAATACAACCGTGCCGTCCGCGGACGTTCCCGTTCCCAGCATATGGAGAATAGAGCGGTTGATGTGAAGTTCCGCGGTGTATCAGCTTGGACAGTCAGCTCGAATGCTCGCAAGCTGAGAAACGCTGGTCTCTTCAAGGGGGGCGTGGGGCGCTACAGCAGTTTCACGCACATTGACACCCGTGGGCACAACGCCGAATGGGGATTCTAA